Genomic window (Rhododendron vialii isolate Sample 1 chromosome 4a, ASM3025357v1):
ACAAACAGGATCTGAGATGAACAAAGGCCCTCAGCTGACTATGAGCGCGAAGAACACGAAGAACACCCCGAAAGTTGTTTTCAGAAATCaattccccagcagagtcgccaattgtgggggcgtgatttcttcgtgctCCTTCTGGTGTGaccggtcttgatgtacctgcagaaccggagggggttgttcctccgggaagaagctccgatgatCAAGTCAGTAGGTCGaaagaagaagtttagtaagaacaatATGTAGGAGAGAGAAGTGTTCTTTAGACTAGgctcttttttttatccccGTCTCTCAGGGGTcatgcttctctatttataggcaaagaggtgAAGTGCTGAGTAAGTTGGCCAcactttccacgtgtcacgttctgctcggttggcgcctttctagcagggccagttaatgaacaccacttccctagtctttcagagccacatgggttgatgtcaggagggtcacatcgttcagagatgtcacttcgaatgtcAGAAAGGACAGCCttcttatcagtagatatttatagaaggttccacaatcgtctaGGTTCGGCGAGACCCACGTCCAGCATACGAATTCTCCGAGCGTATGATATCCCGGCCGAAGCACACCCTAGCCGAACAAACGGAAGTTCGTATCCGTGCGCTTGATAAAACCCCGAGCGAACTTATGTATCGTACGTTCGGATGTTGCTTATAAttgttcggtgaagtactcgtggttcTGTCTATCTTTCGGCCCAGCCGACGTCCAGACTTATTCGAAGGCGAACCGTGATAGCTTGGATGATGGGTCAAACAACGTGTGAACCCTCATCGCCCCTTTTGGACCTggtgaaccttcggatatttcggccccctacacaACCCTACCAATACTTGCACGGTCAAGTTTTTTCGCTTTTCTCTCAGTCGTATTCAAGCCATCGCAAGTTACATTTTAACTCCTTGGGAGGTTCTCTGTTACTTTCAAACTCCTTAGTACTATACAATTTTTCACAATTAAGTATCACAAGCTCTAAATTTCCATTTTCCCTTTGATGTTATCATCATAATGAAGAATATATGCATACAAAATTTCATTCCAAACATCAGGCACACCAGGAAGGCACCAGTGTATACAATCAGCATAACTTTCGGGTCTTGCCAATTGCTCTTCAGTTAAGGGATCCCATTGCTTCCTATATATTGATGGGTGGCCTTCTTTGCGATACTTTGCCAATTGTGTTATGTTTAGCATTTGTACTTTCAGATCTCTTTCGTTCAAGCTATTGATTGTCGTCTCCACTATTTGCATCATTTTGGGGTCCGATCCATTTCCCCAATATCCCTCTTGTGAAATTGGCTCTGTTTCATTGTAACAATTTTGGTCTACATCCCTGCCCCATTCTTCACCCCTGAAACAAATACAgtacaaaaaaaactataagGAACGTAAACTTGCATACTCTAGTTGACTGCGTTTCTATCCTAAATTTGTTGCAAGATTTGCATATACAACCCGGAAATTTTTGTCAGCAGATGtccatttccttttattttttacacaaaattcCCCAAACTGTCGATCCCCCCATAACTTTAGGCTATAAGAATGGATTTTGAAATGGTTGAACTTGAAAGCATAGATGTCGAAAAATTTCATGGTAAGGGTATCCCCGGCATGGTATGGCCACTCAATGTTTTTAATAGTTAATTTGCATGCGATGGAtgtgctttaaaaaaaaaagtgtaccaTATATACTTGGATACTTACCGATGCGGCTGGTTTTGCATGGAACTAATACTATTGTTAGAGTAATTTTAAGattgtttattttgaaataCTCAAACTTAGTGGTAATGGACAATCATATATATACGGGACAGttccggagacccttaaaaaaacctccaagtttccgatcgaattttgatgatccgagccgctcaatgtaatcagaatgtgattttaagggtggctgagagaaatcagcaaaaaaaaatgaccgggaaggacttcatccgaacagttttttattgaactttattgaacagtatatatatatatatataaaatatacacacacacacttttatTTGGTTACATTTATGTTGGTACAATTGCTTGGTTGtctttaagtttgaaatttctTGAGCTCAAAACAAGGGCATACCGTTCATGTGTCGGTGACATGCTAACGAATCACATCTAGATTGTAAATACATACCGTTCATGCGTAGGTGACATGCTAACGAAGAATAATTGAGTCTTATTATGGTTGACATGAATTTCCAACCAATCTGACCACGTCTTCAAAGCCATCTCATAACTGCGTAACATCTCCACTTCTCTATAGATTCCGTCTGAACGCTCAAATGATCCCCACCTAGTGGCCaataaattcaaataaaatttagacACCATTTCAGCATATATGATTGATCCAAAAGACGAGtttaaaaatgttaaaaggCCCGGCCCCAATTACTATATAGGTTAAAATAAAagggaatttttaggccggcccaaaAACTTAGGCTCAGTCTTCATTTAGTCCTgtacaattatttgtattttttattccaaccttGCCCCTTCACGCGCATTAGTGCACAGAACTAGAgagcatctagtatagaaaaattatccaatgctccatgagcactggtgcaccattaaaacattgtttaaatttcaaaaagtcatatcttttgttgtagatattcatttttttaaaaaattatatttttggaacctactcgacgatatctactaaacaagatccatattgaatataaaattatgaaagattaaaaaaatatcatttgctatgagaaaattctatgagaactatttctatgagaactatttctatgagaattgtccctatgaaaactgtttcggacaaaaatacccttagttATAtaaactggctatgagaactgtcaattctcataatcagttctatgagaactgccagttTTCATAGTCACTTCTATGAGAAGcgactgttctcatagagaactagctttgtgaactggttatgagaactagactatgtgaactgaaaaatacacagttcacacaGTCTTACCAcatactaaaatacacaattttcataaaatatatagttctaatagaaaatatatggttctaatagacagttctcatagataatacacagttctcatagaaaaatatacagttcttatagaaaaatactcaattctcatagacagttctcatgaataacacacaattttcatagaaaatacacacatgaaaaaaaattgaataaaaacaaaaaggtaatcaaaatcaaatatagttataaatgttctaaggggaactgtgtatttttcgtGTAATTGAATTTTTAGTTAGTTTTATGTGCGTCAAAGCCTTGCTATACACTGATTACAATTCAATTGCTCAAATAACTTTTGAGAAAAATACCtttggctatgagaattgtcaaTTCTTATAGTTAGTTTTATAAGAACTGCTCGGTTATGTGAactgagctatgagaactgaaaaatacatagttcaaatAGCCTCAACACACACttaaatacatagttctcataaaaaatacacgaTTCTCttagaaaatatataattcttATAAAAAGTTCTCAtggataatacacagttctcatagaaaaatacacaatttccATAGAAAaaacataattctcatagataatacacaattctcatagaaaatacacagttatCATAGACATTTCTCacagaaaaaacacaattctcataaaaaaatactcagttctcatagacaattcgcatagaaaaatatacaattttcatagaaaaatacacaattttcatagacagttttcacaaaaatacacaattttcatagaaaactacatagttctcatagaaaaatatacagttctcatagaaaaatacacaattctcatagaaaaaatacacacaattCACTAAAATACACATTGCCCCAACACACACAATTCACTACGCAATTCATATAGCCCAAATACACAagaaatacacagttcacatagctccAACACCCTAAAATTCACAGTTCACATAACCCCAAATACACACTAAACAACATAGTCAATAATAAAATCAGATAATAAAACTCATTAGAGAAACAGTACAAACACCTATATTTTcacatcaaaaacaaaaattaaacaaaaacaaattacatgTTGGAGATGCTATtgttaggctccatttgttttgacACAAATTACTTTCAcatcaaaaattctttttcaTTAACAGTACAAGGTTTAAGTTGGACAAATTGAAAATATGTTGTTGAAGTTGGGATTTGTGTTATACCATGGGGtttcaaatgcaattttctCAAATCTGTGGACACGTTTTCTGCATCAATTTCTTGTTTCGTTTACTTCATCTGCGTAGACTATTGGGCTCTAAAATCACTACTCCTTCCGAACGGACGCAATCACAGCACCATCTATGGCGACTGAAAGCAACTCAACTCGTAGAGCTCGACGACGAAACTGTCCATTAATTTCCTCAAAAAATCTAAGTCAAAACTAGATGTGATAGATCAAGATCAATACTTATCAAAATCGAGTCTCTCGACGCCGGCGACGCTTTCAAAACTCTGGCCGTTGAGATCGGTGAAGGATTTAGAACGTCGTCATCACCGCAGAGGGCGGTGACGAAGTCAGGTCTTGACTTGAAGAGCTCTAGTTGCCGATCATTGTCTTGTTGATCTCCGCCGATGATGTGGCGAAGAAGGACCGGACGTGGCGGCGCGACAGCAACGTTGTCGAAAAGGAGACGGCGGCGACGGAGGTGGTTGGAGCTGCTCCATCGGTGGAGCGACGGAGAGAAACAAGGAGAGGTGTTGTTGTTGCTGGGAGtgctttagagagagagagtgcgagGGGTGGGagtggtttagagagagagtgagtggaGCAGAGGAAATGATCACAGTGGTAGTTGATTAGGGCAAAAAAGTCTTAATGCAATATAACCGAGCCTATTTAGGTTCGGAAATAATattcagggttgggatcaaaACGAACCTAAAAAGGAGGActggcctctaattttctataaaataaattacttacaaGATCTTCATCATGGGCCTCCTCCACCAGAGGTAGGAATTGAAGACTAGAATATCTGCATCAGTCCAATGCCTAGCATGTTTTTCAATGGCTTGAGTCCTTACAATTCGATCTGGTAAACGATGCTTTACTGGATCATCAGAGTTGGACTCAACTAGCAGTGGAGCCCAATAGAATTCAACTGATGCATTGTATTCCTTCGTTGAATAAaccacaaattaaaaaaaaattacacccaGAATGATAAATTTATTAGGAGTACTACATACGCAACTGGATTGTATAATTGCAGTAAATAGCGAATTCGTTTTCTTCGGAATCTTTTCACTGTTAgagaatcttcttttttttttttaaaaaacatttttctaAATTACTAAaaacaacctctctctctctctctcttttttttttttattatctaaaTTAGGCCAGTGTGTATAGACCTACTGATAGAAGaagaaaactcaaaattttgaaatgccaACTTGAGAGAAATATGTCGTTTTTCCTTTAAATTTGGCTGGTTTACTTTCTTTAGGGATATTTTGTAAATGGTTCAAAGTTTTCCAAATTTCGGGTTTCTctaatgaaaacaaaacaataacatgaatttttttctgaaaagacagaaaaaagTTCATTAAAAGGAAAGTAAATCaggaaagaaatatttttgttttagagATTAAAATTGACtggctatattttttttcccctgaaagACTTGGTATTTTAATAAAGTTAAACTTACAGAGGCCTTGAAGGTGGTCAAGGAGCCATTGGTGTGCATAGATTTGAGCATTGGGTCAAGTATGGATGTTTCCACTAGACAGATCATTGAGACCCATTGGTTCCTATTTAAAGAATCTCCAACAAACACAAGCCTCTTGTTCCTTAGCCTCTCTAGCAATGCTGTGGCATTGAACCTTTATTAACATATAAAAGCACATTCCACCAAGTtcaaaaaaatacccaaataaTTAAAGACCGTAGAATCAAATGACCAGCAATTATatactttttgtcttttggaaTTTTAGAGAAAGACAAATTTAATCAACATATAATGGAAAATAGTTTTATCTCTGGTCCGCCACTACAACAGTAATTAGAAAACTTTATCAAAATTGAGCAAATTTTATGTCAAAACCCCACTAAAAGATTAGAAGGTgcagaaataaaattttggccattttgtcttcaatgagcCATTTTCATATTTGACCCATGTTTTATCTTTACATTTCTTTTGGGTTCTTTCAAACTCAACGTAAAAAAGTATTGACAAGATGCTAAAGTTCAAAATCACGTTAATCCCAATAATAGGACAATCTTTTAAGTGAAATCACAGTATTTCAAGATTAGTACTCCCTCATCTCATCGcttctagagttttttttttagcgtAGTACTGTTACATaatacatactccctccgtcccattttcattgttaattattctgtttgtctcttttatgtcttttgcttatatcttttagtgtggatcttaaaaaatatacaacatggatcttgtttaataaatctTGATTAATTCTATAagacaaaaatttcaaaattatgaaaaacattatagattaaaagatataaacaattaaaaaatgacacacaATTTAAAATGGACAGTgaaaatgagacggagggagtatttatttacACAGATTAGCATTTCTAAAACTATCCCTTGCATATGAACTTcacaaaataaaaggaatacaTGTATATTGAACGATACTGAATATGCATTTGTATACACAAATTTGTCCCCTGTTTTTTAAATTAACCTTTTCCATTAATACATTTAGGTTGAGAGTGAGAAGACAGAGAGGAGAAGAGGTCAGAGATAGAACTACCTTGGGAGGTCACAGCGATAAGGTTGCCACCTCCAACTCTGATACCTCAAGTCCTCTCTTCCAAACTTCTGGCAAGCCAATTGGTCCGACATAAAACTGCAATCCTTCTCTTTGTACAAAGGGTGTGACTCGTTATCAAATACCCATTTCCCCGAGAAAAAATCGCATTGCGAAATCGACGATGAGCCATTGTTAATCTGATGCTTCGTCTCATCCCCTTCTTCCAATAACTGCTTGCTCTCTCCCGTCAAATAAATTGCTCCAATCACTAAGACGGCCACCAATAGGCCTACAAGGGATTGAAAGCTCCATCTAATTCCCCAGGAACTGGGAAACAATACTTGGAGTTTATTTGTCATTCCCACCCCCACTAGTCTAAACTCACTTGCCTCTATCTTGGACTCTGTCCATGTCTTTGTTGATATCTCCTCTTTTAAGCATATCTGGCTAGTGGTCGGTGAATGGTGTGATGCATTACCACTTTTTAAATGGTGATGAGTGGTTCACCGAAGGCAATTGATTtggcctttttaaaaaaaaaattaaccaggGTTCTTTGCAGTTCTTGGAATGAATTGATTGTTCCATCTCGATTTAGGTTGGATTCAAGCTATAGTCTTAACCGTACTTTCggtattttagttattttagtCCTAAATAATACCCATTATTGAAGACAATTTATTTCCCTTAATTAACTTTATTGTCTAAATGgcattttcaatatttttagtAATAACAAGTGGTATTTTGGCGTTTATCTGAAGACAAAAAGTATAGATGAACTCATccttataaaattataaattgtGTTTGTggtaaaacaaaaaagggattTATAGATTGTGCCAGGGACACGGTTTCAATTTTAGGGTACCcatagtttttattatatatatatatatatatataatatgggagGGTGGTATATATTTTCCACTATTGGattgtgtagacaccccaatctgacttcccgatcgttttactttgttcgtcggtttcttgattccccgatgatgagtcaggtcgaaacagtcccgagaacttggaatggcttgagtttggcatgtgtggaacccatccttaacccttaaacccttgaatcagaacctggaccttggtctgAATGTTGCGCGACAATctagaaccctcgcgcgatggttcatctgccaggtggtggtcaaagtcaaagctttgaccattgaccatcgcggggctggctggaccctcgcgcgatggtctcactccatcgcgcgatggtcaacacctgtcattttcacccagattgcgtggtggtcagggggctacaggcctatgtgaccccgttttctcggctgaacagcgttctgggggggctccccttgcaccacctcaccccccattctcccatcacctttgccacccattcctccaccaagcatttgtaaccagcattgttggctggttacaaggccttggttagccatccactaacccccttctcctataaatacccccccttatgattccttgcaaagggttacaaaaaaagctctcttcaagaaagaagaaggaaaactcaagcacaaacatctcacaccactcactcccacataatcaccttCCAAATCttaccatctcatcattcaagccatttccaaggcactcaaagcaaaggtataatatctttctgctcactgttcgaacccctgaggggggggctggcagggtcaaggctggtaattgataccagttctggcactaaagctggcagagtttcaagagccgttagcagggaaaccctcgcgcgatggtcccgtatgctcgcgcgacaattctgtctgcgtgagaatggaccacgtggggaagggactctggtctttaagtttattattgtgcttgtagtcttttaaaagtctttgaaggagctttagctcactgctttgctgttttacatgttgaaaatcattgttaggcttagtttataacacctcttggtttggaatgctcttggaatgctcttgaacatgtctcagagccctaagtatgcaaagcaattcctggaagtccagtcagaacaatcgcgcggctgtctcatactgtcgcgcgatggttctctgtttCCCAggtactgcccttgcatgagcaacctggccttggcctctgtttagacacccccactgtttaggggttgcattttcataatatttctatctgttggctgtaatattgtttactttcaagtacccataaactgcttggtttgcacctgggtgagcactggtccttccagagcccagaagggaatgaagttcaaaccattggtgaaacatgaatactcgcgcgagtgtatgggaatgtcgcgcgacggtttgcttgcatgcggatgaactcacgcatgcaagctggctgtttcttcgtgccaaaatcatacacagcgttgtcttgatgtatgatcgatgttttgaacttcgttctgtttattactcgtcatctcgctcatccatgctatatatcaatcttgcaaactgttacagttttaatcccttaaactgttcccccgccctaaatggctaaaaattgattaatcaaacaaaatcgtaaacaaacatctttcgcaaatgcctaagtagagaccgatctccggattgggcgagaggggtgccataaaacccttcccctctcgtaacctggctcccgaacccagatatggttatgacggactggttccttaactttttcaaatcaatcagcgcggcaagtgcttcgaaatacggttccttgggtgtcggac
Coding sequences:
- the LOC131323500 gene encoding protein trichome birefringence-like 34 is translated as MTNKLQVLFPSSWGIRWSFQSLVGLLVAVLVIGAIYLTGESKQLLEEGDETKHQINNGSSSISQCDFFSGKWVFDNESHPLYKEKDCSFMSDQLACQKFGREDLRYQSWRWQPYRCDLPRFNATALLERLRNKRLVFVGDSLNRNQWVSMICLVETSILDPMLKSMHTNGSLTTFKASEYNASVEFYWAPLLVESNSDDPVKHRLPDRIVRTQAIEKHARHWTDADILVFNSYLWWRRPMMKILWGSFERSDGIYREVEMLRSYEMALKTWSDWLEIHVNHNKTQLFFVSMSPTHERGEEWGRDVDQNCYNETEPISQEGYWGNGSDPKMMQIVETTINSLNERDLKVQMLNITQLAKYRKEGHPSIYRKQWDPLTEEQLARPESYADCIHWCLPGVPDVWNEILYAYILHYDDNIKGKMEI